A window from Actinomycetospora corticicola encodes these proteins:
- a CDS encoding multicopper oxidase domain-containing protein, producing the protein MLTGTAPAPAVAPRRRRPRRRTVVALLATLAVLAPVVWFWAASLSPASWSATGMGVPDDGGGPPLMADHDGAGRPVDTLRLPADVPVDVPVTLVARAEGAGYTLNGRTPGPEIRAVAGQVVSVRLVNENVARGITLHWHGVDVPNGDDGVAGVTQDAVLPGGEFVYRFRAEQVGTYWYHSHQVADEQVKGGLFGSLVVEPPGGVGPDATALVHLFGGRRTVNGTPGDLAVPAAPGSTVRVRLTNTDDGPMRAWSAAPYRVLAVDGTDVQAPTPVVGAAVPITAGGRADLEVVAPARIGLGGAAVVVGGGGAPAPVPTTTVDLLSYGAPAPLGFDPSTPNRVFDYAIGRRPGFIGGVPGLYWTINGGMYPDVPMFLVREGDVVRMRISNTSGEVHPMHLHGHHAVVLARDGVPASGSPWWIDSLDVPDGATFDIAFVADNPGVWMDHCHNLAHPKQGLVAHLMYEGVSTPYRAGRDTPNDPE; encoded by the coding sequence GTGCTCACCGGGACCGCGCCCGCGCCGGCGGTCGCCCCGCGCCGACGACGCCCCCGTCGCCGGACGGTCGTGGCGCTGCTCGCCACGCTCGCGGTCCTCGCCCCCGTCGTCTGGTTCTGGGCGGCGAGCCTGTCGCCGGCCAGCTGGTCGGCCACCGGGATGGGCGTTCCGGACGACGGGGGCGGTCCGCCCCTCATGGCGGACCATGACGGGGCGGGGCGTCCGGTCGACACCCTCCGGCTGCCCGCGGACGTCCCCGTCGACGTCCCGGTGACCCTGGTGGCCCGCGCCGAGGGGGCCGGGTACACGCTGAACGGCCGCACTCCTGGGCCGGAGATCCGGGCCGTGGCGGGCCAGGTGGTGTCCGTGCGGCTGGTGAACGAGAACGTGGCGCGGGGGATCACGCTGCACTGGCACGGCGTGGACGTGCCGAACGGGGACGACGGCGTCGCGGGCGTCACCCAGGACGCGGTGCTCCCGGGCGGCGAGTTCGTCTACCGGTTCCGGGCCGAGCAGGTGGGGACGTACTGGTACCACTCGCACCAGGTCGCCGACGAGCAGGTGAAGGGCGGGCTGTTCGGGTCCCTCGTCGTGGAGCCGCCCGGGGGCGTGGGCCCCGACGCGACGGCCCTCGTGCACCTGTTCGGCGGCCGACGCACCGTGAACGGGACGCCGGGGGACCTCGCCGTGCCCGCCGCACCCGGGAGCACGGTGCGGGTCCGGCTCACCAACACCGACGACGGGCCGATGCGCGCGTGGTCCGCCGCGCCCTACCGCGTGCTCGCGGTCGACGGGACCGACGTGCAGGCGCCCACCCCGGTCGTCGGGGCCGCCGTGCCGATCACCGCAGGCGGGCGTGCCGACCTGGAGGTGGTGGCGCCCGCGCGCATCGGGCTCGGGGGAGCGGCGGTGGTCGTCGGCGGGGGCGGTGCGCCCGCACCCGTCCCGACGACGACGGTGGACCTGCTCTCCTACGGCGCCCCGGCCCCGCTGGGCTTCGACCCGAGCACGCCGAACCGGGTCTTCGACTACGCGATCGGCCGCCGTCCCGGCTTCATCGGTGGCGTGCCCGGGCTCTACTGGACGATCAACGGCGGGATGTACCCCGACGTGCCGATGTTCCTGGTGCGCGAGGGCGACGTGGTGCGGATGCGGATCAGCAACACCTCAGGCGAGGTGCACCCCATGCACCTGCACGGACACCACGCGGTGGTCCTCGCCCGCGACGGGGTCCCGGCGTCGGGGAGCCCGTGGTGGATCGACTCGCTGGACGTGCCCGACGGCGCGACGTTCGACATCGCGTTCGTGGCCGACAACCC